Proteins co-encoded in one Streptomyces sp. JH34 genomic window:
- a CDS encoding coagulation factor 5/8 type domain-containing protein, with protein sequence MQVPPTNPAAHAAPRRHRRPRALAFAALAVSLLMAFPTARSAFGDEAQEVPGGGDLGPNVLVFDPSTPDIQGKVDEIFKKQESAQFGSDRYALMFKPGTYNNINAQIGFYTSIAGLGLKPDDTTFNGDVTVDAGWFNGNATQNFWRSAENLALNPVSGTNRWAVSQAAPFRRMHVKGGLNLAPDGYGWASGGYIADSKIDGQVGPYSQQQWYTRDSSVGGWGNGVWNMTFSGVEGAPAQSFPEPPYTTLDTTPVSREKPFLYLDGDDYKVFVPAKRTNARGTTWADGTPEGESIPLDQFYVVKPGATAQTINAAVDQGLHLLFTPGVYHVDQPIEIDRADTVALGLGLATIIPDGGVTAIKVGDVDGVKLAGLLVDAGPVNSETLVEVGPEGASGDHSADPTSLQDVFVRIGGAGPGKATTSIVVNSDDTIIDHTWVWRADHGEGVGWETNRADYGVHVKGDDVLATGLFVEHFNKYDVQWSGENGRTIFFQNEKAYDAPDQAAIQNGDIKGYAAYKVDDSVTTHEGWGMGSYCFFNVDPTIRQQHGFQAPVKPGVKFHDLLVVSLGGKGQYDHVVNDTGSPTSGDTTVPSQVVSFP encoded by the coding sequence ATGCAAGTTCCCCCCACGAACCCAGCGGCCCACGCCGCACCTCGCCGGCACCGCCGCCCCAGGGCGCTCGCCTTCGCCGCACTCGCCGTTTCGCTGCTCATGGCCTTCCCCACGGCCCGTTCGGCGTTCGGTGACGAAGCCCAGGAGGTGCCCGGCGGGGGCGACCTCGGCCCCAACGTGCTGGTCTTCGACCCCTCGACGCCCGACATCCAGGGCAAGGTCGACGAGATCTTCAAGAAGCAGGAGTCCGCGCAGTTCGGCAGCGACCGCTACGCCCTGATGTTCAAGCCCGGTACCTACAACAACATCAACGCGCAGATCGGCTTCTACACCTCCATCGCGGGCCTCGGCCTCAAGCCGGACGACACCACCTTCAACGGCGACGTCACCGTCGACGCCGGCTGGTTCAACGGCAACGCCACCCAGAACTTCTGGCGTTCGGCCGAGAACCTCGCCCTCAACCCCGTCAGCGGCACGAACCGCTGGGCCGTCTCCCAGGCCGCCCCGTTCCGGCGCATGCACGTCAAGGGCGGCCTCAACCTCGCACCCGACGGCTACGGATGGGCGAGCGGCGGCTACATCGCGGACAGCAAGATCGACGGCCAGGTCGGCCCCTACTCCCAGCAGCAGTGGTACACCCGCGACAGCTCCGTCGGCGGCTGGGGCAACGGCGTCTGGAACATGACCTTCTCCGGCGTCGAGGGCGCCCCCGCCCAGAGCTTCCCCGAACCGCCGTACACGACGCTGGACACCACCCCGGTCTCCCGCGAGAAGCCCTTCCTCTACCTCGACGGTGACGACTACAAGGTGTTCGTCCCCGCCAAGCGCACGAACGCGCGGGGCACGACCTGGGCCGACGGCACCCCCGAGGGCGAGTCGATCCCCCTCGACCAGTTCTACGTCGTGAAGCCCGGCGCGACCGCGCAGACCATCAACGCGGCCGTCGACCAGGGCCTCCACCTGCTGTTCACCCCGGGCGTCTACCACGTCGACCAGCCCATCGAGATCGACCGGGCGGACACCGTCGCCCTGGGCCTCGGCCTCGCCACGATCATCCCGGACGGCGGGGTGACCGCGATCAAGGTCGGTGACGTCGACGGCGTCAAGCTCGCCGGACTCCTCGTGGACGCCGGCCCCGTCAACTCCGAGACGCTCGTCGAGGTCGGGCCCGAGGGTGCCTCGGGCGACCACTCGGCCGACCCGACCTCACTGCAGGACGTGTTCGTCCGCATCGGCGGGGCGGGCCCCGGCAAGGCGACGACGAGCATCGTCGTCAACAGCGACGACACGATCATCGACCACACCTGGGTCTGGCGCGCGGACCACGGCGAGGGCGTCGGCTGGGAGACCAACCGGGCCGACTACGGCGTCCACGTCAAGGGTGACGACGTCCTGGCCACCGGGCTGTTCGTCGAACACTTCAACAAGTACGACGTCCAGTGGTCCGGCGAGAACGGCAGGACGATCTTCTTCCAGAACGAGAAGGCGTACGACGCCCCGGACCAGGCCGCCATCCAGAACGGCGACATCAAGGGGTACGCCGCCTACAAGGTCGACGATTCCGTGACCACCCACGAAGGCTGGGGCATGGGCAGCTACTGCTTCTTCAACGTCGACCCGACCATCCGCCAGCAGCACGGATTCCAGGCCCCCGTGAAGCCCGGGGTGAAGTTCCACGACCTGCTCGTGGTCTCGCTGGGCGGCAAGGGCCAGTACGACCACGTAGTCAACGACACCGGATCGCCCACGTCGGGTGACACCACCGTGCCTTCCCAGGTGGTGTCCTTCCCGTAG